The bacterium genome window below encodes:
- a CDS encoding T9SS type A sorting domain-containing protein, with amino-acid sequence MVRRFSFLAAGLLVLFVYSGGLAQPPNQDNRVDRWNDMWMNQNNMGFFGNNGPLSSFPASDPCPPYLWAPQCELPGGSDQQYLFWAGLWIGAIVLDSGLEVPRVSVGTDGWLNPDLNEFWPPSGEAGGIRERSRRDTVNCFGDPIYDPEAVADHEFIAVFTDTLDDEPYVVRDFDGTRHRPLGLRVTRTTHTMMEPPCNHIYWIHYLVENIGNNFLKNVYFGHYVDGDVGPSTEVEHHTDDITGYEAVHQIAYICDNDGRAHADGSGNDFNAPHITGTIFLRLPEGIERVSFNWWVSHVSAALDYGPSWEAYADRDSLGMGWTRLYGTPMGDLRKYQIMSNGEHDFDQVYAADPQWIAAHPQDGHAWSLSDPSPNAPNIANGYDTRYLLSFGPLGTPVGSHRELRPGESFDLWMAYVGGLNFHDPDHPQPTNDTINPNLFNFTDLIAHVEAARAGDCFNWLSAEPRPTINVPARFALDPLWPNPFNARANIRFHLNHAGEVTIRAYDILGRSALEITRETFGIGTHTIAWNAAGMPSGLYFIEARNQHGGRAVQKAVLVK; translated from the coding sequence ATGGTACGTAGATTTTCATTTCTAGCGGCAGGGCTTCTGGTCCTGTTTGTTTACTCTGGGGGGCTGGCTCAGCCTCCCAACCAGGATAATCGGGTAGATCGCTGGAACGACATGTGGATGAACCAGAACAACATGGGCTTCTTCGGCAACAACGGGCCACTATCGAGCTTCCCAGCCTCGGATCCTTGTCCGCCCTATCTCTGGGCGCCACAGTGCGAGCTGCCGGGCGGGAGTGATCAGCAATACCTATTCTGGGCAGGTCTGTGGATCGGGGCGATCGTGCTCGATAGCGGTCTGGAAGTTCCGCGGGTATCCGTCGGTACGGACGGCTGGCTGAACCCCGATCTTAACGAGTTCTGGCCGCCCAGCGGAGAAGCCGGCGGGATCCGCGAGCGCTCCCGACGAGATACGGTCAACTGCTTCGGTGACCCGATCTATGATCCCGAGGCCGTCGCCGATCATGAGTTCATCGCCGTCTTCACCGACACGTTGGATGATGAACCGTACGTAGTTCGCGATTTCGACGGAACCCGGCATCGTCCCCTCGGCTTGCGAGTGACGCGAACGACGCATACCATGATGGAACCGCCCTGCAATCACATCTACTGGATTCACTACCTGGTGGAGAACATTGGAAACAACTTTCTTAAAAACGTATATTTCGGTCACTATGTGGACGGAGACGTAGGACCGTCCACCGAGGTTGAGCATCACACGGATGACATAACTGGATATGAAGCCGTCCATCAGATTGCTTATATCTGCGACAATGATGGACGTGCCCACGCCGATGGCTCGGGAAACGACTTCAACGCGCCCCATATTACGGGGACGATTTTCCTTCGTCTGCCTGAGGGGATCGAACGGGTTTCCTTCAATTGGTGGGTTTCCCACGTAAGTGCTGCATTGGATTATGGCCCATCATGGGAAGCATATGCCGATCGGGACAGCTTGGGCATGGGCTGGACACGACTCTATGGGACGCCGATGGGAGACCTGCGAAAATATCAAATAATGAGCAACGGGGAGCACGATTTCGATCAGGTGTATGCCGCCGATCCCCAGTGGATTGCGGCTCATCCGCAGGACGGACATGCGTGGTCACTCAGTGATCCAAGTCCGAACGCGCCCAACATTGCCAACGGCTATGACACGCGCTACCTGCTTTCGTTCGGTCCGCTGGGGACTCCGGTTGGTAGTCACCGCGAGTTACGACCGGGCGAGTCGTTCGACTTATGGATGGCGTACGTAGGCGGACTGAATTTCCACGATCCGGACCATCCACAGCCGACCAACGATACCATTAACCCGAACCTGTTCAACTTCACGGATCTGATTGCGCACGTGGAGGCGGCTCGCGCGGGCGACTGTTTCAATTGGCTGAGTGCGGAACCGCGACCGACGATCAACGTCCCCGCGCGCTTTGCCCTCGATCCGCTCTGGCCGAATCCCTTCAATGCACGGGCTAACATTCGCTTCCATCTCAACCACGCGGGCGAGGTGACGATCCGTGCCTATGATATACTGGGTCGCAGCGCGCTCGAAATCACCCGCGAGACGTTTGGCATCGGCACTCACACCATCGCCTGGAACGCCGCCGGAATGCCATCGGGCCTGTACTTCATCGAGGCTCGCAACCAGCACGGCGGGCGAGCCGTCCAGAAAGCCGTGCTGGTGAAATGA
- the rpmG gene encoding 50S ribosomal protein L33 encodes MASKKKEGRIIVHVECTEAKGAGVPPSRYTTTKNRFNDPERIELKKYNPFLKRHTLHKEVK; translated from the coding sequence ATGGCTTCGAAGAAGAAAGAAGGACGGATCATCGTGCACGTGGAGTGCACGGAGGCAAAGGGAGCCGGAGTGCCGCCGTCGCGCTATACGACAACAAAAAATCGTTTCAACGATCCGGAGCGGATTGAGCTGAAGAAGTACAATCCGTTTCTGAAGCGGCACACCCTCCATAAGGAAGTCAAGTAG
- the rpsR gene encoding 30S ribosomal protein S18 has protein sequence MRLRPGAQRKPSYLEEHSIDYIDYKDTKLLQRFLKPTGMILPRRLTRLSGIQQRALTKAVKRARHLALLPFVTDTEAY, from the coding sequence ATGCGTCTTCGTCCCGGCGCTCAGCGCAAGCCCTCCTATTTGGAGGAACACAGCATTGACTACATTGACTACAAGGACACGAAGCTCTTGCAGCGTTTCCTGAAGCCGACGGGCATGATTCTGCCGCGGCGGCTGACCCGGTTAAGCGGAATTCAGCAGCGAGCATTGACGAAGGCCGTCAAGCGGGCGCGGCATTTGGCGCTGTTGCCGTTCGTGACGGATACGGAAGCGTACTGA
- a CDS encoding T9SS type A sorting domain-containing protein — protein MTRRFTLLAAGLLVLFVCSGGLAQPPARLPEQVVVDTWPNMWLGMNNWGTLGSGINQCPPGDDVMGCEMPPGSHVQYLDCAALWIGALIDDGDTRTPRVSTAADGWMNPGINEFWPSEDSQTIERSFLDTVNCAGEPIYDPNALSHHEFEMTFYDTLDEEPYVVPDYDGTPHRPLGLRITRTVYSTFVPPCSYTYWIRYRIVNIGNNFLRNVYVGHMITSGVGRWGRTNYPAADGSDDVAGYEPTHEVAYVVDNDARDYIGSEWVWTSPHIAGLMYLLPNGSPQHPSFNWWISAIDAQFDYGPSWEDHVQWPDTAWMRSCDAGRYFVLSNGEIDFDQVRVNDLDWIAANPQGQHTWRTPDFPLPDDLANGFDVRALYSVGPFGEDMGSYRLLLPSDSFDVWMAIVGGRNFHDSRFPQPPNGPINPDLFNWDDLFYHADIVRNGLCVPWLEAGEGRFVNVPARFTLDPLWPNPFNARANIRFHLDRVGEVTIRAYDVLGRSALEITRETFGVGTHTIAWNAAGMPSGLYFIEARNQHGGRAVQKAVLVK, from the coding sequence ATGACACGTAGATTCACACTCTTAGCGGCAGGACTACTGGTTCTGTTTGTTTGCTCTGGGGGGCTGGCTCAGCCTCCTGCAAGGCTGCCCGAACAGGTTGTTGTGGACACATGGCCGAATATGTGGCTGGGAATGAACAACTGGGGCACTCTCGGGAGCGGGATTAACCAATGCCCGCCGGGAGATGATGTGATGGGTTGCGAGATGCCGCCCGGCTCGCATGTGCAGTATCTCGATTGTGCCGCACTCTGGATTGGGGCATTGATTGATGACGGCGATACCCGGACACCCCGCGTCTCCACGGCTGCCGACGGCTGGATGAATCCGGGCATCAACGAGTTCTGGCCTTCCGAAGATTCCCAGACCATTGAACGTTCATTCCTGGATACGGTGAACTGCGCGGGTGAACCGATCTACGACCCGAATGCTCTTTCCCATCATGAATTCGAGATGACCTTCTATGATACGCTCGATGAAGAGCCCTATGTAGTCCCCGACTACGACGGAACTCCTCATCGTCCGCTCGGCCTGAGGATTACGCGTACCGTGTACTCGACGTTTGTTCCTCCGTGCAGCTACACCTATTGGATACGCTACCGCATCGTCAACATCGGCAATAATTTTTTGCGGAACGTGTATGTCGGGCACATGATCACGAGTGGAGTAGGGAGATGGGGAAGAACAAACTATCCCGCAGCCGATGGTTCCGACGATGTGGCCGGATATGAGCCGACCCATGAGGTTGCCTATGTGGTGGACAATGATGCGCGGGATTACATTGGGAGCGAATGGGTATGGACGTCTCCGCACATCGCCGGTCTTATGTATCTTTTGCCCAATGGCTCGCCGCAGCATCCATCGTTCAACTGGTGGATTTCGGCCATTGATGCTCAATTTGACTACGGTCCATCATGGGAAGACCACGTGCAATGGCCCGACACGGCATGGATGAGATCCTGCGACGCAGGCCGCTACTTTGTTCTCAGCAATGGCGAGATTGACTTCGATCAGGTGCGGGTGAATGACTTGGATTGGATCGCCGCTAACCCGCAAGGCCAGCACACATGGCGAACGCCCGATTTTCCGCTTCCTGACGATCTGGCCAATGGTTTCGATGTGCGCGCGCTATATTCGGTCGGTCCCTTTGGTGAAGACATGGGAAGTTATCGGCTCCTGCTGCCCTCTGATTCGTTTGATGTGTGGATGGCGATAGTGGGCGGGCGGAACTTCCATGATTCACGCTTTCCACAGCCGCCGAACGGGCCGATCAATCCCGATCTTTTCAACTGGGACGATCTGTTCTATCACGCCGACATCGTGCGGAATGGCCTCTGTGTACCGTGGCTCGAAGCCGGCGAAGGACGGTTCGTGAATGTGCCCGCGCGCTTCACTCTCGATCCGCTGTGGCCGAATCCCTTCAACGCGCGGGCTAACATTCGTTTCCATCTCGACCGTGTGGGCGAGGTGACCATCCGTGCCTATGACGTGCTGGGTCGCAGCGCGCTCGAAATCACCCGCGAGACGTTCGGCGTCGGCACTCACACCATCGCCTGGAACGCCGCCGGAATGCCGTCCGGCCTGTACTTCATCGAGGCTCGCAACCAGCACGGCGGGCGAGCCGTCCAGAAAGCCGTGCTGGTGAAATGA
- the rpmB gene encoding 50S ribosomal protein L28, whose product MSRVCPVTKRGRHRACSVSHANNRTRKWQNPNLRTKRVWDEEHGQWVRVRASARGIKTIMKIGLRKALADVK is encoded by the coding sequence ATGTCGAGGGTTTGTCCGGTAACCAAGCGCGGGCGTCATCGGGCGTGCAGTGTGAGCCACGCCAACAACCGCACGCGAAAGTGGCAGAATCCCAATCTCCGCACCAAGCGGGTGTGGGATGAGGAGCATGGCCAGTGGGTACGGGTGCGCGCCAGTGCGCGGGGAATCAAGACCATCATGAAGATCGGGCTCCGCAAGGCGCTCGCCGACGTGAAATAG